In a single window of the Methylophaga frappieri genome:
- a CDS encoding ABC transporter ATP-binding protein: protein MSLLTITNLETELASEGNWHAVVHGITLSIEPGETYCLVGESGSGKSVTALSVMGLLPADNFRHPEGEIILTQSDGSQLNLLQASAEQLRQVRGRQIAMIFQEPMTSLNPVQTIGQQLDEALQIHRPDWSASQRRERIIQALTEVRIPSPESRVNDYPHRLSGGQRQRVMIAMALICEPALLIADEPTTALDVTVQAEILKLMQELQQRYGMGMLFITHDFGVVAKIADRVGVMRHGKLVETGSVATVLRQPEHPYTQSLIAALPERLERPVRPDQEKKPLLKVTDLAVHFPVRRGLLRRVVDHFKAVDGVSLDVAAGEVVALVGESGCGKTTLGRAILRLQQETRGQIWLNGNDITKLNAKALQPLRRQIQVVFQDPGSSLNPRLPIHTTLTEPMRVHGIGADNAERTAIAAEFLARVEMPADSLWRYPHEFSGGQRQRLAIARALVLSPKFILCDEITSALDVSVQAGILKLLRQLVDEQQIGMMFITHNMGVVDYLADRMLVMHQGKLIESGDTHTVMQSPQADYTKTLLDAVPRLDDHFLSTAVFAN from the coding sequence ATGAGTTTATTGACTATCACCAACCTGGAGACGGAACTGGCATCAGAGGGCAACTGGCATGCTGTTGTCCATGGCATCACACTCAGCATCGAGCCGGGAGAAACGTATTGTCTGGTTGGCGAATCGGGAAGTGGCAAGTCAGTGACGGCTTTATCGGTGATGGGCTTATTACCAGCAGATAATTTTCGACATCCTGAAGGCGAGATCATCCTGACGCAGTCGGATGGCAGCCAATTAAATCTGCTGCAAGCCAGCGCCGAACAGCTGCGTCAGGTTCGCGGCCGACAAATCGCGATGATTTTTCAGGAGCCGATGACGTCATTAAACCCGGTACAAACAATTGGTCAGCAATTAGATGAAGCGCTGCAAATTCATCGTCCAGACTGGTCCGCTTCGCAACGTCGTGAGCGGATTATTCAGGCATTGACCGAGGTGCGTATTCCATCACCTGAAAGTCGGGTTAATGATTATCCGCATCGATTGTCCGGCGGTCAGCGGCAGCGGGTGATGATAGCCATGGCTTTGATTTGTGAACCTGCTTTACTCATTGCGGATGAGCCAACGACTGCATTGGATGTCACCGTTCAGGCTGAAATTTTGAAATTAATGCAAGAGCTGCAACAGCGTTATGGCATGGGCATGTTATTCATCACGCATGATTTTGGGGTGGTGGCCAAAATTGCTGATCGGGTTGGGGTGATGCGTCATGGTAAGCTGGTTGAAACCGGATCGGTGGCAACGGTATTGCGCCAGCCGGAACATCCCTATACGCAAAGTCTGATCGCGGCTTTACCTGAGCGTCTTGAGCGTCCGGTAAGACCCGATCAGGAAAAAAAGCCCTTGTTGAAAGTAACGGATCTGGCTGTGCATTTTCCGGTTAGACGAGGTTTGTTAAGACGTGTTGTGGATCATTTCAAGGCGGTGGATGGTGTGTCATTAGACGTCGCCGCCGGTGAAGTGGTTGCGCTGGTGGGGGAATCTGGCTGTGGCAAAACCACGCTGGGGCGAGCGATTTTGCGATTGCAGCAGGAGACGCGGGGGCAAATCTGGCTGAACGGCAACGATATAACGAAGCTGAATGCAAAAGCGCTGCAACCGCTTCGTCGACAAATACAAGTGGTGTTTCAGGATCCCGGTTCCAGCCTGAATCCTCGGTTACCCATTCATACGACGCTGACGGAGCCGATGCGGGTACATGGTATCGGTGCAGATAATGCTGAACGTACAGCGATTGCCGCGGAATTTCTGGCGCGTGTTGAGATGCCGGCAGACAGTTTATGGCGGTATCCGCATGAATTTTCCGGTGGTCAGCGCCAACGGCTGGCGATTGCCCGGGCACTGGTGTTGTCGCCAAAATTTATTCTTTGCGATGAAATTACTTCGGCGCTGGATGTTTCGGTGCAGGCAGGGATATTGAAGTTACTTCGCCAGTTGGTCGATGAGCAGCAAATCGGCATGATGTTTATTACCCATAACATGGGGGTAGTTGATTATCTGGCGGATCGCATGTTGGTGATGCACCAGGGCAAATTAATTGAATCAGGTGATACCCATACGGTGATGCAGTCGCCACAGGCTGATTACACCAAAACGTTGCTTGATGCGGTACCGCGACTGGACGACCACTTTTTAAGTACTGCGGTTTTCGCTAATTAA
- a CDS encoding arylesterase — protein sequence MVQSLKKFVALLFFTSAMLIAQTNAAASEKTLLVMGDSLSAYYGMSKKAGWVNLLRDRLQQHDTDWQVINASISGETTDGGQRRLPDLLAKHQPQIVIIALGANDGLRGFPPPQIQSRLADMIRQSQSSAGVILLGIELPPNYGPVYTQAFRQVYQDLSDTYQIGLLPFMLDGIYDQPGMMQSDGLHPSDKAQPLILDLVWPLVSPLIN from the coding sequence ATGGTCCAATCCCTGAAAAAGTTCGTTGCTTTACTCTTTTTTACATCGGCGATGCTGATTGCTCAGACAAATGCGGCAGCGTCAGAAAAAACGCTGTTAGTCATGGGCGATAGTTTGAGCGCCTATTACGGCATGTCTAAAAAGGCCGGTTGGGTCAACTTGCTACGTGACCGTCTGCAACAGCACGATACTGACTGGCAGGTTATTAATGCCAGCATCAGTGGAGAAACGACTGATGGCGGGCAACGTCGCCTACCGGATTTACTGGCCAAACATCAACCACAAATTGTCATCATCGCATTAGGCGCAAATGATGGTTTACGCGGTTTTCCGCCGCCGCAAATTCAAAGCCGACTGGCTGATATGATCCGTCAATCTCAAAGCTCGGCTGGAGTGATATTGCTCGGTATTGAACTGCCACCAAACTATGGCCCCGTTTACACACAAGCTTTTCGCCAGGTCTATCAGGACTTGTCGGATACTTACCAAATCGGATTGCTGCCTTTTATGCTTGATGGCATTTATGACCAGCCCGGCATGATGCAATCTGACGGTTTGCATCCCAGTGATAAAGCACAACCGCTTATCCTCGATCTGGTCTGGCCGTTAGTCTCGCCACTGATTAATTAG
- a CDS encoding ABC transporter ATP-binding protein — protein MSQHRPTINANDCIIKIDQLNHQVFPGGKALPILHDVNLQIQRGESVAIVGRSGSGKTTLLGLMAGLDVPTSGEINLDGQPISQLSEDARAQLRASKVGFVFQSFQLLPALTALENVLLPLELAGHASPRGKATQLLSQVGLADRLGHTPRQLSGGEQQRVAIARAFAVDPVILFADEPTGNLDSETGATITDILMQMNQQQNTTLVMVTHDSQLARRCDRQFQIDAGRITQS, from the coding sequence ATGTCACAGCATAGACCAACAATAAACGCCAATGACTGCATCATTAAAATTGATCAGTTAAATCACCAAGTGTTTCCGGGTGGTAAAGCGTTGCCAATTTTGCATGACGTTAATTTGCAGATCCAGCGTGGTGAATCGGTTGCCATTGTGGGGCGATCCGGATCCGGTAAAACAACGCTGTTAGGTTTAATGGCAGGTTTGGATGTACCAACTTCAGGTGAAATTAATCTGGATGGCCAGCCCATCAGCCAGCTGAGTGAAGATGCCCGTGCGCAATTACGGGCCAGTAAAGTGGGCTTTGTGTTTCAATCGTTTCAATTATTACCGGCCCTGACAGCATTAGAAAATGTGCTGCTGCCTTTGGAGTTGGCCGGTCACGCTTCACCTCGCGGCAAAGCAACACAATTACTTAGTCAGGTTGGCCTGGCAGACAGACTGGGTCATACCCCAAGACAACTGTCGGGTGGTGAACAGCAACGGGTTGCCATTGCCAGAGCGTTTGCTGTGGATCCGGTGATTTTGTTTGCAGATGAGCCAACCGGTAATCTCGACTCAGAAACTGGTGCGACCATAACCGATATTCTTATGCAGATGAACCAGCAGCAAAATACCACTCTGGTGATGGTGACACATGACAGTCAGTTGGCTCGCCGGTGTGATCGACAGTTTCAGATTGATGCCGGACGGATAACGCAATCATGA
- a CDS encoding ABC transporter permease produces the protein MSRRLLSKGLVQDLRLRQVKVMLSSILIAVATIATINLFAAHLQNTLMQSASSFLAADRQLISRSSEPVPAQWQQSAERIGLKYSQMMQFSTMLSHQDKFQLTTIKAVDARYPLRGELEWQPTITAPRQTIEKGPAEGEIWLNPRLLKLLALDIGDSVQVGQLLVTITGILLREPDSGFRLSSFAPRALMHISDVEKTAVIQPGSRVRHRLLLSGDIDSLTRFEKLLPTDMTAAQLRWRDARDGESLGEALEKAENFLLLGGSLAVLLAVVAIAVSSRQYALQQRDTVALLKSLGLTSSAIRYVYAGRLAIWGSVTTLLGILFALPASAALAALTAAVMAQPFQWHLSLTSLWPALITAMVVLFVFALPPIDRLRQTPAMQVLRSLPEANSRQYWRDALVAVLVITGLLWLFAGDVALIAALIAGLTVLLAVVAGVGWLIMRLLQPLRGGASVMRTALMAMQRHRQATLTQLTVFAITMMLASTLVLVRTSLLADWQAQLPENAPNHFLINIAPDAVEEIDTLLSSADLTRSPMYPVVRARLTEINGQPAAEVATNPRDDELRRELNLTAAADYPPDNRIVAGQWFADNDTQGLSIEASLAESLGVTVGDTLGFSSGSETFTATVTSIRTVQWDSMRPNFFIMFPPAGALAELPATYLTSFYLPVENKSWLNDFVSEFPTVSVLEIDHIIEQIQQIILQVSQAIEALLWMILLAAIAVMVAVTSATLAERQREGALLRTLGAQQRFLRLATVLEFGILGFLSGVIGVLAAEAVVWLLQYRLFESSFSWHAEFLVIMPIVSGLLLAILGYLQLRPVLMVSPMVLLRRLE, from the coding sequence ATGAGCCGACGTCTTCTGAGCAAGGGGCTTGTGCAGGATTTACGACTGAGACAAGTTAAAGTCATGCTGTCGTCTATTTTGATTGCCGTGGCGACAATAGCGACAATAAACCTGTTTGCCGCTCATCTTCAAAATACATTGATGCAATCTGCAAGCAGTTTTTTGGCAGCGGATCGGCAATTGATTTCTCGAAGCAGTGAACCGGTGCCGGCGCAGTGGCAACAATCCGCCGAGAGAATAGGGCTGAAATACAGCCAAATGATGCAGTTTTCGACCATGTTATCGCATCAGGACAAGTTCCAGTTGACCACCATTAAAGCCGTTGATGCGCGCTATCCGTTGCGTGGTGAACTTGAGTGGCAACCGACTATAACGGCACCAAGACAAACGATTGAAAAGGGCCCAGCCGAAGGTGAAATCTGGCTGAATCCCCGGTTGTTAAAGCTATTGGCATTGGATATCGGTGATAGTGTGCAGGTGGGGCAGTTGCTGGTTACGATTACGGGCATCTTGCTCCGGGAACCGGATAGTGGCTTTCGACTATCCTCATTTGCGCCACGTGCCTTGATGCACATCAGCGATGTCGAGAAAACGGCAGTTATTCAACCAGGGAGTCGGGTTCGTCACCGATTATTACTGTCGGGCGACATAGACAGTTTGACGCGTTTTGAAAAGCTCCTACCCACCGATATGACCGCAGCCCAATTACGTTGGCGAGATGCCCGTGATGGAGAAAGTTTAGGCGAAGCGTTGGAAAAGGCGGAAAACTTTTTATTATTAGGAGGCAGCCTTGCGGTGTTACTGGCTGTCGTAGCCATTGCCGTTTCCAGCCGTCAATATGCGTTGCAGCAGCGAGATACCGTTGCGTTACTGAAATCATTAGGACTGACCAGCAGCGCAATACGTTATGTCTATGCGGGAAGGTTAGCAATATGGGGCAGCGTGACCACCTTGCTAGGCATCCTGTTTGCTTTACCTGCGTCGGCAGCACTGGCGGCTTTAACTGCTGCAGTGATGGCACAACCCTTTCAGTGGCATTTATCGTTAACGAGTTTGTGGCCGGCACTGATAACCGCGATGGTGGTCTTGTTTGTGTTTGCTTTGCCGCCCATTGACAGGCTTCGCCAAACGCCGGCAATGCAGGTTTTACGCAGTTTGCCGGAAGCGAATTCCAGACAATACTGGCGAGATGCACTGGTCGCTGTTTTGGTCATCACCGGCTTATTGTGGCTGTTCGCGGGTGATGTTGCCCTGATTGCCGCACTCATTGCCGGATTAACTGTTTTGCTGGCTGTTGTCGCCGGGGTTGGCTGGTTGATTATGCGACTATTACAACCCCTTCGCGGTGGTGCCAGTGTCATGCGAACCGCATTAATGGCGATGCAACGTCATCGTCAGGCCACGCTGACGCAATTGACGGTTTTTGCCATCACCATGATGCTGGCATCGACCCTGGTCTTGGTCAGAACGTCATTGTTAGCAGACTGGCAGGCGCAGTTACCTGAAAATGCGCCTAATCATTTTCTGATCAATATTGCGCCTGATGCTGTTGAGGAAATAGATACCTTGCTTTCTTCGGCTGATTTGACCCGGAGCCCAATGTATCCAGTAGTCAGAGCAAGGTTGACGGAAATTAATGGCCAACCGGCCGCGGAGGTGGCGACCAATCCGCGTGATGATGAGTTACGACGTGAGCTTAACCTGACTGCCGCAGCAGATTACCCGCCAGATAACCGAATTGTGGCTGGTCAATGGTTTGCTGACAACGACACACAAGGCTTGTCTATTGAGGCCTCATTGGCAGAATCACTTGGTGTGACGGTTGGGGATACTCTTGGGTTTAGCTCGGGCAGTGAGACTTTTACAGCAACCGTGACCAGTATTCGAACAGTGCAATGGGATTCGATGCGACCGAACTTTTTTATCATGTTTCCGCCTGCGGGTGCGCTGGCGGAATTACCGGCGACCTATTTGACCAGTTTTTATCTGCCCGTTGAAAATAAATCCTGGCTAAATGATTTTGTCAGCGAATTTCCCACCGTTTCGGTATTGGAAATAGACCATATTATTGAGCAGATACAACAAATTATTTTACAGGTCAGCCAGGCGATTGAGGCATTACTCTGGATGATATTGCTGGCGGCCATCGCCGTAATGGTGGCCGTAACCAGTGCGACGCTTGCGGAACGACAACGCGAAGGGGCGTTATTACGGACATTAGGTGCGCAGCAACGATTTTTGCGGCTGGCAACAGTTTTAGAATTCGGCATTCTGGGCTTCTTGTCCGGTGTTATCGGCGTGTTGGCTGCCGAGGCGGTAGTCTGGTTATTGCAATATCGGCTTTTTGAGAGCAGCTTTAGTTGGCATGCTGAATTTTTAGTGATCATGCCCATAGTGAGTGGCTTGTTACTGGCGATACTGGGCTATCTCCAACTGCGACCCGTGTTAATGGTGTCACCGATGGTGTTGCTACGTCGTTTGGAATAG
- a CDS encoding DUF2789 domain-containing protein has protein sequence METQFHTMENLFLQLGLKNDAYAIRRFIEIHRLQDDENIEDALFWSPNQAAFLRECLTADSDWAEVVDQLSAQLRV, from the coding sequence ATGGAAACGCAATTTCATACGATGGAAAATCTTTTTTTGCAGTTGGGTTTGAAAAACGATGCCTATGCTATTCGACGCTTTATTGAAATTCACCGGCTGCAAGACGACGAAAATATTGAAGATGCCTTGTTCTGGTCGCCTAACCAGGCTGCATTTTTACGTGAATGTTTGACGGCAGATTCTGATTGGGCGGAAGTGGTCGATCAGTTGAGTGCACAGTTGCGGGTATGA
- the mtgA gene encoding monofunctional biosynthetic peptidoglycan transglycosylase, translating to MAKKRQTRSSWFFKMLLILVSMLVLISLLIVVPFKWINPPYSMVMLDRWWSADQKMSLQQAWLPWQQIPSHAALAVVASEDQRFPSHHGFDVEAIQQALSEWQREGALRGASTISQQVARNMYLWTGRSWLRKGLEAWFTVLIELIWGKQRILEVYLNIAEWGPGVFGLQAAAFHHFDRPASQLTPMQAALLASTLPSPLRYDPVKPAAHIQQRARWNLEQQRKLGGSAWLADLS from the coding sequence ATGGCAAAAAAACGTCAAACGCGGTCATCTTGGTTTTTCAAGATGCTACTGATTCTGGTCAGTATGTTGGTGTTAATCAGCTTGCTAATAGTGGTGCCATTCAAATGGATCAATCCGCCATACAGTATGGTGATGCTGGATCGCTGGTGGTCTGCAGATCAGAAAATGAGCCTGCAGCAGGCATGGTTGCCATGGCAGCAGATTCCATCGCATGCGGCACTTGCCGTTGTTGCCTCTGAAGATCAACGGTTTCCGAGCCACCATGGATTTGATGTAGAGGCAATCCAGCAGGCGCTGAGTGAGTGGCAACGTGAAGGAGCATTGCGTGGTGCCAGTACTATCAGCCAACAAGTGGCGAGGAATATGTATCTCTGGACCGGCCGTAGCTGGTTACGCAAAGGTCTGGAAGCCTGGTTTACGGTATTGATCGAGCTGATTTGGGGTAAACAACGGATTTTAGAGGTCTATTTAAATATTGCGGAGTGGGGGCCGGGTGTGTTTGGGCTCCAGGCGGCGGCGTTTCATCATTTTGACCGTCCTGCATCACAATTAACGCCGATGCAGGCCGCACTGCTTGCCTCCACATTGCCCAGCCCCCTTCGCTACGATCCGGTGAAGCCGGCCGCACATATTCAACAGCGTGCCCGCTGGAATCTTGAACAACAAAGAAAACTCGGTGGTTCGGCCTGGCTGGCGGACTTGTCTTAG
- a CDS encoding RT0821/Lpp0805 family surface protein produces MKKILISFVVASLTMTIAACQSKSTLGGAVGGIAGGVAGSNIGGGSGRTAAIIAGSLLGAALGSHIGGEMDELDRRRANDTLETYPTGRTSSWNNPDTGARYNVTPTRTYQANQQPCREYEMDVYMDGQRDVVTGTACRNNQGEWINQ; encoded by the coding sequence ATGAAAAAAATACTGATTAGTTTTGTGGTTGCCAGTCTGACGATGACCATCGCTGCGTGTCAAAGCAAATCAACGCTGGGTGGTGCAGTCGGTGGTATTGCCGGTGGGGTTGCGGGGTCTAACATTGGTGGTGGTAGTGGCCGCACGGCAGCGATTATTGCCGGTTCACTGTTGGGCGCCGCCTTGGGCAGTCATATCGGTGGCGAGATGGATGAACTGGATCGACGTCGGGCCAATGATACGCTGGAAACCTATCCAACCGGACGAACCAGTAGCTGGAATAATCCAGACACCGGGGCGCGCTATAACGTCACACCCACGCGCACTTATCAAGCCAACCAGCAACCCTGTCGCGAATATGAAATGGATGTTTATATGGATGGACAGCGCGACGTGGTTACAGGCACGGCTTGTCGTAATAACCAGGGTGAGTGGATAAATCAATAA
- a CDS encoding iron uptake protein, with the protein MLKAVLSRHQEQAILGSRILVAVFGGYIFCWGFIALTVAACYAAGMAFHDGEQLGSILSFLIYPAVFLWAFATRRVGLVAAVLVGGGALMTVTASLIQMLMTGGMT; encoded by the coding sequence TTGTTGAAAGCCGTGCTTTCTCGTCATCAAGAACAAGCCATATTGGGCAGTCGTATTTTGGTTGCTGTTTTCGGTGGCTATATTTTTTGCTGGGGTTTTATCGCTTTGACAGTCGCGGCTTGTTATGCGGCAGGCATGGCGTTCCACGATGGTGAGCAACTAGGTTCGATACTGAGTTTTCTAATTTATCCGGCCGTTTTTTTGTGGGCGTTTGCAACCCGCAGAGTTGGGCTGGTAGCGGCAGTGTTAGTAGGCGGTGGTGCGTTGATGACGGTGACCGCCTCGCTGATACAGATGCTGATGACGGGAGGCATGACCTGA
- a CDS encoding PepSY-associated TM helix domain-containing protein: protein MFKNFGQAMTWVHTWFGLVIGFVLVVVFFFGSLSVFDREIDRWAIPESRFAPQPMPSFDDMLEPAYLKLLPHPDSLAETKRRVIGDIPDPASLPLTSMGAYTTHRDPVLQIFTTYDIPNKPVDANDEHVHVHGWATLDPRNGKLFADDQQKIGSRFFYPLHFNLTFTWMNLGYWIVGFAALIMLVGLITGVVIHHKVFREFFTFRPARKIQRSTLDLHNMTGVLGLPFHFFFAFTGLVIFAGIYFPVTHSQLEPLHELHELQEEQETGLPHDPAEVYTPMASVDAMVEEAQRRWAEKGMAGEVGFLSVNHYNDENGYVSIYRAGTDRVANVSDGIHFKASTGEVLHENPPSTVVGSIDSFLTGLHLQHFRHWLLRWLYVLGGLMGCVCIATGFIFFVEKRKQRHAKSGSQGSRVVDALAVTTVTGMLIATMAILIANRLLPETLPADWLGRDRLERYAFWGAWVLAMLHAFVRSAPVAEGKLNPAWREQSWAIAVMAVMAVLLNWITTGDHLLSTISAGYWPVAGVDLALLTSAAVAIFAAKKLQASMSAATSSVASNNMRREIRHVS, encoded by the coding sequence ATGTTTAAGAATTTTGGTCAAGCCATGACCTGGGTACATACCTGGTTTGGGCTGGTAATTGGTTTTGTGCTGGTGGTCGTGTTTTTCTTTGGCTCACTGTCTGTTTTTGACCGCGAGATAGACCGTTGGGCGATCCCCGAATCGCGCTTTGCGCCGCAGCCGATGCCGTCTTTCGACGATATGCTGGAGCCTGCTTATCTCAAATTGCTGCCACATCCGGACAGTCTGGCTGAAACCAAAAGACGTGTCATCGGCGATATTCCAGATCCGGCTTCTTTACCGCTGACCAGCATGGGGGCTTACACTACCCATCGGGATCCGGTTTTGCAGATTTTTACGACCTATGACATCCCGAATAAGCCGGTTGATGCCAATGACGAACATGTTCATGTTCACGGTTGGGCAACACTCGATCCGCGTAATGGCAAACTGTTTGCCGATGATCAACAGAAAATTGGCAGTCGCTTTTTCTATCCGCTGCATTTCAACCTGACTTTTACCTGGATGAATCTAGGCTATTGGATTGTCGGTTTCGCCGCGCTGATTATGTTGGTGGGGCTGATTACTGGCGTGGTGATTCATCATAAAGTGTTTCGTGAATTTTTCACTTTTCGACCAGCACGCAAGATTCAGCGAAGTACGCTGGATTTGCACAATATGACCGGTGTGTTGGGGTTGCCGTTTCATTTTTTCTTTGCGTTTACCGGGCTGGTGATTTTTGCCGGCATCTATTTTCCAGTGACGCATAGTCAGCTGGAACCATTACATGAATTGCATGAGTTGCAGGAAGAGCAAGAAACCGGCTTACCACATGATCCCGCTGAGGTTTACACGCCAATGGCATCTGTCGATGCGATGGTAGAAGAAGCGCAGCGTCGCTGGGCAGAGAAAGGCATGGCGGGTGAAGTAGGCTTTTTATCGGTGAACCATTACAACGATGAAAATGGCTACGTGAGTATTTATCGGGCTGGGACAGATCGCGTTGCCAATGTGAGTGATGGTATTCACTTTAAAGCCAGCACAGGTGAGGTATTGCATGAAAATCCACCCAGTACGGTAGTGGGCAGCATTGACAGTTTTTTAACTGGACTGCATTTACAGCATTTTCGCCATTGGTTGTTGCGTTGGTTATACGTTCTTGGTGGGTTGATGGGCTGTGTCTGTATCGCCACCGGGTTTATCTTTTTTGTGGAAAAACGCAAACAACGCCATGCGAAATCGGGTAGCCAGGGATCGCGTGTTGTGGATGCGTTGGCTGTTACCACGGTCACCGGTATGTTGATTGCGACGATGGCGATTCTGATTGCCAATCGTTTACTACCCGAAACCTTGCCTGCTGACTGGCTGGGACGAGACAGATTAGAACGCTATGCCTTTTGGGGGGCATGGGTACTGGCCATGTTACATGCTTTTGTCCGCAGTGCGCCGGTTGCCGAGGGAAAGCTCAATCCTGCATGGCGTGAACAAAGCTGGGCAATCGCGGTGATGGCGGTGATGGCGGTTCTGTTGAACTGGATCACCACAGGCGACCACCTATTAAGCACCATTTCGGCTGGTTATTGGCCGGTTGCAGGTGTTGATCTGGCTTTATTAACCAGTGCTGCTGTGGCTATTTTTGCCGCGAAAAAATTACAGGCAAGCATGTCGGCTGCAACCTCATCAGTGGCTTCAAACAATATGAGACGGGAGATACGGCATGTCTCTTGA
- a CDS encoding DUF3325 domain-containing protein has translation MSLDALLLAGAVICSISGFAWLALAMNEHWKQVQGDQPWSKTGQVLLRVAGSSALFVSLVLCNLVDHATMAVLVWVMAMTAGALMVAFTLTWRPAWLCLFSWLGRLGRA, from the coding sequence ATGTCTCTTGATGCGTTATTACTTGCCGGTGCTGTGATCTGCAGTATTTCTGGGTTTGCCTGGTTGGCATTGGCCATGAATGAACACTGGAAACAGGTTCAAGGCGATCAGCCTTGGTCGAAAACCGGGCAAGTTTTACTGCGTGTGGCCGGTAGTTCAGCGCTGTTTGTGTCCCTGGTGTTATGTAACCTGGTAGATCATGCCACCATGGCCGTGTTGGTTTGGGTGATGGCGATGACGGCGGGTGCCTTAATGGTGGCTTTCACCCTGACATGGCGACCTGCGTGGCTGTGCTTATTTTCTTGGCTTGGCAGGCTTGGCCGAGCCTGA